The following are encoded in a window of Microcaecilia unicolor chromosome 7, aMicUni1.1, whole genome shotgun sequence genomic DNA:
- the PUS3 gene encoding tRNA pseudouridine(38/39) synthase isoform X1 — protein MMANDEILEREKLVSRVAELEREVEILRQRLGKQPMTEEKRMAGGRGRKRQQRPFNFSAYSRRHVALKIAYLGWGYQGFASQENTPNTIEEKLFEALTKTRLVESRQTSNYHRCGRTDKGVSAFGQVISLDLRSNLAEGRGVKTGDGGGGTETTPHSSNSCKEIRYAHMLNRVLPPDIRVLAWTLVEPTFSARFSCLHRTYRYFFPRAELNLELMNAAAQKYVGTHDFRNFCKMDVGNGVVNFQRTLLAVHVGPADEEVRATGPFQLCQFEVTGLAFLYHQVRCMVAVLFLIGQGLEDPGIIDQLLDVEKNPQKPQYSMAVEFPLVLYNCEFEGVEWNYERDVQEFNVTHLQQLWANHAVKTQILYTMLQGLDFARILKGTAGEDDEGQLISWKDLDPPILNQASAFIEGVRARTYKPLLERPRCEGLESRIQHFVHRGRLGPLQGGEQEQMSEEGKNQEPKRSHIKSSNEDSHWDSEYPTKKLCLKWTNSSESA, from the exons ATGATGGCAAATGATGAGATtctggagagagagaagctggtaAGCAGAGTGGCAGAGCTGGAGAGAGAGGTGGAGATTCTCCGCCAAAGGCTGGGAAAACAGCCTATGACTGAAGAGAAAAGAATGGCTGGTGGGAGAGGCCGGAAGCGCCAGCAGCGCCCCTTTAACTTCAGTGCCTACAGCCGCAGACACGTGGCACTGAAGATTGCCTACCTGGGATGGGGTTATCAAGGCTTTGCGAGCCAGGAAAACACTCCCAACACGATTGAAGAGAAGTTGTTTGAGGCCTTGACTAAGACTCGGTTGGTGGAGAGCAGGCAGACATCCAACTACCACCGATGTGGACGGACAGACAAAGGTGTCAGTGCTTTTGGACAG GTAATTTCTCTGGACCTCCGCTCAAACCTGGCAGAGGGCAGAGGGGTAAAGACTGGTGATGGGGGAGGAGGAACAGAAACTACACCTCATAGCAGCAATAGCTGCAAGGAGATTCGTTATGCTCACATGTTGAACCGTGTGCTACCACCAGACATCCGTGTGCTGGCATGGACACTGGTAGAGCCCACCTTCAGTGCCCGCTTCAGCTGCCTGCACCGCACTTATCGTTACTTCTTCCCACGGGCAGAGCTGAATCTGGAACTGATGAATGCCGCTGCACAGAAATATGTAGGTACACATGACTTCCGAAACTTCTGCAAGATGGATGTGGGGAATGGTGTGGTGAATTTCCAGCGCACTTTGCTGGCAGTCCACGTGGGACCAGCAGATGAAGAAGTCAGGGCCACAGGTCCCTTCCAGCTTTGTCAGTTTGAGGTCACAGGACTAGCATTCCTTTACCACCAGGTACGCTGTATGGTGGCGGTCCTTTTTCTGATTGGTCAGGGATTGGAGGATCCTGGGATCATCGACCAGCTACTGGATGTGGAGAAAAACCCACAGAAACCGCAGTATAG CATGGCAGTGGAGTTTCCACTTGTTCTGTACAACTGTGAATTTGAGGGTGTGGAGTGGAACtatgaaagggatgtccaagagtTCAACGTCACCCATCTACAGCAGCTATGGGCTAACCATGCTGTGAAGACACAAATATTGTACACCATGCTGCAGGGACTAGATTTTGCTAGGATCCTCAAAGGAACAGCAG GAGAGGATGATGAGGGTCAACTGATCTCATGGAAGGACTTGGATCCCCCTATCCTAAATCAGGCCAGTGCTTTCATTGAGGGAGTGCGAGCAAGAACCTATAAGCCGCTACTGGAGCGTCCCCGCTGTGAGGGTCTTGAGTCCCGCATACAACACTTTGTACACCGTGGTCGCCTTGGACCTTTACAAGGTGGGGAACAAGAGCAAATGTCAGAGGAAGGGAAGAATCAGGAGCCAAAAAGGAGCCACATCAAGTCCAGTAATGAAGATAGCCACTGGGACTCAGAATATCCTACAAAAAAATTATGCTTGAAGTGGACAAACTCCTCAGAATCAGCCTGA
- the PUS3 gene encoding tRNA pseudouridine(38/39) synthase isoform X2 — MLNRVLPPDIRVLAWTLVEPTFSARFSCLHRTYRYFFPRAELNLELMNAAAQKYVGTHDFRNFCKMDVGNGVVNFQRTLLAVHVGPADEEVRATGPFQLCQFEVTGLAFLYHQVRCMVAVLFLIGQGLEDPGIIDQLLDVEKNPQKPQYSMAVEFPLVLYNCEFEGVEWNYERDVQEFNVTHLQQLWANHAVKTQILYTMLQGLDFARILKGTAGEDDEGQLISWKDLDPPILNQASAFIEGVRARTYKPLLERPRCEGLESRIQHFVHRGRLGPLQGGEQEQMSEEGKNQEPKRSHIKSSNEDSHWDSEYPTKKLCLKWTNSSESA; from the exons ATGTTGAACCGTGTGCTACCACCAGACATCCGTGTGCTGGCATGGACACTGGTAGAGCCCACCTTCAGTGCCCGCTTCAGCTGCCTGCACCGCACTTATCGTTACTTCTTCCCACGGGCAGAGCTGAATCTGGAACTGATGAATGCCGCTGCACAGAAATATGTAGGTACACATGACTTCCGAAACTTCTGCAAGATGGATGTGGGGAATGGTGTGGTGAATTTCCAGCGCACTTTGCTGGCAGTCCACGTGGGACCAGCAGATGAAGAAGTCAGGGCCACAGGTCCCTTCCAGCTTTGTCAGTTTGAGGTCACAGGACTAGCATTCCTTTACCACCAGGTACGCTGTATGGTGGCGGTCCTTTTTCTGATTGGTCAGGGATTGGAGGATCCTGGGATCATCGACCAGCTACTGGATGTGGAGAAAAACCCACAGAAACCGCAGTATAG CATGGCAGTGGAGTTTCCACTTGTTCTGTACAACTGTGAATTTGAGGGTGTGGAGTGGAACtatgaaagggatgtccaagagtTCAACGTCACCCATCTACAGCAGCTATGGGCTAACCATGCTGTGAAGACACAAATATTGTACACCATGCTGCAGGGACTAGATTTTGCTAGGATCCTCAAAGGAACAGCAG GAGAGGATGATGAGGGTCAACTGATCTCATGGAAGGACTTGGATCCCCCTATCCTAAATCAGGCCAGTGCTTTCATTGAGGGAGTGCGAGCAAGAACCTATAAGCCGCTACTGGAGCGTCCCCGCTGTGAGGGTCTTGAGTCCCGCATACAACACTTTGTACACCGTGGTCGCCTTGGACCTTTACAAGGTGGGGAACAAGAGCAAATGTCAGAGGAAGGGAAGAATCAGGAGCCAAAAAGGAGCCACATCAAGTCCAGTAATGAAGATAGCCACTGGGACTCAGAATATCCTACAAAAAAATTATGCTTGAAGTGGACAAACTCCTCAGAATCAGCCTGA
- the HYLS1 gene encoding hydrolethalus syndrome protein 1 — translation MDLCQKWKPESRTYRNHDNSLDTYQRQQQKLERRRSCSSNVVLAPEVTEEELRHELALMGFSHVPQERLMEFKRDLEQLMVHQMAEQAPQPKEDQSWGSRNSKEGWPEPTQATPSSGGCTRAEPSCGIVAIAGKEAWAEPPTWTKSTSGAAFFFERGAETGMLGSVDCSSGRGRWSTLPACSSPPQTRPLQGAPSGTRDQAWTKLHAEMDPIQQTGSAFFKNNTWVGCPVNNTRMDSHPLSSPFSGSLLNADDRQVAPITTKERPSSCGGDSSLCASSASRSPQEEPAEGWQRPTMKRKVLRKSEDGRVQISDESTVSEMESEVCCEESWNGESDSERLEMSLVPMYLWTRRREQQDHDRLKSFIRPRLVGNHQKKTDPVAKYQQYKRGWDAFQAPGEKDRKELRWGMREQMLYKAPQPHPRASPVYVPNNYVVPTEKKRSTLRWGVRYDLANGIIPHTKIYPS, via the coding sequence ATGGATCTCTGCCAGAAGTGGAAGCCAGAAAGCAGAACGTACAGGAACCATGACAACAGTCTGGATACTTACCAGAGACAGCAGCAGAAACTAGAAAGAAGGAGAAGCTGCAGCAGCAATGTAGTGCTGGCCCCTGAGGTGACTGAGGAGGAGTTGAGGCATGAGCTTGCTCTCATGGGTTTCAGTCATGTCCCCCAGGAGCGGCTCATGGAATTCAAGCGAGATCTAGAGCAGCTGATGGTACACCAGATGGCGGAACAGGCACCACAGCCCAAGGAAGACCAAAGTTGGGGTTCAAGGAACAGCAAGGAGGGATGGCCAGAACCAACCCAGGCAACCCCTTCCTCTGGGGGATGTACAAGGGCTGAGCCTTCCTGTGGTATAGTCGCCATTGCTGGGAAGGAGGCCTGGGCAGAGCCTCCTACATGGACCAAATCAACCTCAGGAGCTGCCTTCTTCTTTGAAAGGGGTGCAGAAACAGGTATGCTCGGGAGTGTAGATTGCAGTTCTGGAAGAGGGAGATGGAGTACCCTCCCTGCTTGTAGCAGTCCTCCACAGACTAGACCTCTTCAAGGTGCACCTTCCGGTACCAGAGACCAGGCCTGGACCAAGCTCCATGCAGAGATGGATCCAATCCAGCAGACTGGTTCTGCCTTCTTCAAGAACAACACGTGGGTAGGATGTCCAGTAAACAACACTAGAATGGACAGCCATCCTCTGTCCAGCCCATTCAGTGGCAGCCTCTTAAACGCTGATGACAGACAAGTAGCCCCCATTACCACCAAGGAGAGGCCAAGCAGCTGTGGTGGAGACAGTAGCCTTTGTGCCAGCAGTGCTTCCAGAAGCCCCCAGGAGGAGCCAGCAGAAGGGTGGCAAAGGCCAACTATGAAAAGAAAAGTCTTACGGAAGAGTGAGGATGGACGGGTCCAAATCTCTGATGAATCCACAGTCAGTGAGATGGAGTCCGAGGTCTGCTGCGAAGAATCCTGGAATGGTGAATCTGACTCAGAGAGGTTGGAAATGAGTCTTGTGCCCATGTACTTGTGGACTCGGAGACGGGAGCAACAGGACCATGACAGACTCAAATCCTTCATCCGTCCTAGGCTTGTTGGGAACCACCAGAAGAAAACAGATCCTGTGGCTAAATACCAACAGTACAAGAGAGGCTGGGACGCTTTCCAGGCCCCAGGCGAGAAAGATAGGAAAGAACTGCGCTGGGGTATGCGTGAGCAAATGCTGTACAAAGCTCCTCAGCCACATCCTAGGGCATCTCCGGTATATGTCCCCAACAATTATGTGGTGCCTACTGAGAAGAAGAGGTCCACCTTGCGCTGGGGGGTGCGTTATGATCTGGCGAATGGAATCATTCCTCACACCAAGATCTATCCGTCCTAg